The following coding sequences lie in one Deltaproteobacteria bacterium genomic window:
- a CDS encoding carbon-nitrogen hydrolase family protein, translated as MRSYLAAAVQMTASSSKEENLAKAETFVRLAAERGASLVVLPEVFSWRGPKGTGAQQAEGIPGPTSDRLSSLACQHRIHLVAGSFLERSDEPRSHNTSLLFNPQGEILACYRKIHLFDIDIPGQVTAKESESMKPGAEVVTQETALGTFGLSVCYDLRFPELYRQLAQRGAEVLFVPAAFTFPTGAAHWEPLLRARAIENQAYVIAPNQIGKNVYGYADYGNSMIIDPWGKIIARAPDKECIITAEIDRDYLEKVRRELPCLAHRRL; from the coding sequence ATGCGATCCTATCTTGCTGCCGCTGTGCAAATGACCGCCTCATCCTCGAAAGAAGAGAACCTGGCAAAGGCCGAGACGTTTGTTCGACTCGCGGCTGAGCGTGGTGCCTCACTCGTTGTCCTCCCCGAAGTATTTTCGTGGCGGGGCCCGAAGGGGACAGGCGCTCAACAAGCAGAGGGCATTCCTGGTCCAACCTCTGATCGCTTAAGCTCATTGGCCTGTCAACATCGTATTCACCTGGTTGCCGGGTCGTTTCTTGAACGGTCTGACGAACCGCGCTCACACAACACCAGCCTGCTGTTCAATCCGCAGGGAGAAATTCTCGCGTGCTATCGCAAGATCCATCTCTTCGACATTGATATTCCTGGACAAGTGACCGCCAAAGAATCCGAGTCGATGAAACCAGGGGCAGAGGTTGTCACGCAAGAGACCGCGCTCGGCACGTTTGGACTCTCTGTGTGTTACGACCTACGCTTTCCTGAACTGTATCGTCAACTGGCGCAACGAGGGGCAGAGGTATTGTTTGTTCCAGCGGCGTTCACGTTCCCAACCGGTGCAGCCCACTGGGAACCGTTGCTCCGTGCCCGGGCAATTGAGAATCAAGCATACGTGATTGCGCCAAATCAGATTGGCAAGAATGTCTATGGCTATGCTGACTATGGCAACTCGATGATTATCGATCCGTGGGGAAAAATCATTGCACGCGCGCCAGACAAAGAATGTATTATCACTGCTGAGATTGATCGTGATTATCTTGAGAAAGTAAGGAGAGAGTTGCCATGCCTAGCGCATCGGCGG
- a CDS encoding PAS domain-containing protein yields MELVNYGNNACANTQTLVVNEARFRTIITHSTEGLLVINREGIVRFANPTAETLLDRPLGQLIGHWFGFPVTSDSATEIDVVLRDGTVRTVAMLVTYIEWDGEGATLVSLRDATTGKQIRCDLQRAKDTAEAADKAKSEFLTMMSHELRTPLNIAIGYIELLLDDAFGTVSTEQIEPLQRVRRSVHELNEIVSSILDLSRLEAGQLPMCTGEVSIAELVTSIRHEVQPLEDRKSAVAFHWNIEDLPLLYTDKNKLKVIVKNLITNAFKFTCEGSITITAQRIDNEVEFRVTDTGIGIPRKHLTDIFEKFRRVHDISKDAYGGTGIGLYTVKHLSEFLGGSVFVESEVGRGSTFRVRIPL; encoded by the coding sequence GTGGAATTAGTGAATTACGGAAACAATGCATGCGCCAACACCCAAACTTTGGTCGTGAATGAAGCACGGTTTCGCACTATTATTACCCACAGTACTGAAGGTCTTCTTGTCATTAATCGAGAAGGGATTGTTCGCTTCGCCAATCCCACCGCAGAAACCCTTCTCGACCGTCCCCTTGGTCAGCTCATCGGCCATTGGTTTGGCTTCCCTGTGACCTCGGACAGCGCGACGGAAATTGATGTTGTTCTTCGCGACGGGACGGTTCGTACCGTCGCGATGCTCGTGACCTACATAGAATGGGACGGCGAGGGAGCAACGTTGGTCTCCCTTCGCGACGCGACCACAGGCAAACAAATTCGCTGTGACTTGCAACGTGCTAAGGATACGGCAGAAGCAGCAGATAAAGCAAAAAGTGAGTTCTTGACGATGATGTCACACGAGCTGCGCACGCCGTTGAACATTGCCATCGGCTATATCGAGTTACTATTAGACGATGCCTTTGGAACAGTCTCGACAGAGCAAATCGAACCCTTACAACGAGTTCGTCGGAGTGTCCATGAACTCAATGAAATTGTTTCTTCGATCCTTGATCTGAGCCGGCTCGAAGCGGGTCAGTTACCAATGTGTACCGGTGAGGTGTCCATTGCTGAACTCGTAACGTCGATCCGGCATGAAGTCCAGCCTTTAGAGGACCGCAAGAGCGCTGTTGCTTTCCATTGGAACATTGAGGATCTGCCGCTGCTATACACAGATAAAAACAAGCTAAAAGTGATTGTTAAAAACCTCATCACGAATGCCTTCAAGTTTACCTGTGAGGGCTCGATTACTATTACTGCCCAGCGCATCGATAATGAAGTCGAGTTCCGTGTCACAGACACTGGGATTGGTATTCCACGCAAACATTTGACGGACATTTTTGAAAAATTCCGGCGGGTCCACGACATCTCAAAAGACGCCTACGGAGGCACTGGGATTGGCCTCTATACGGTCAAACACCTCAGTGAATTCCTTGGTGGCTCAGTTTTTGTCGAAAGTGAAGTGGGCCGCGGCTCAACGTTTCGGGTTCGCATACCTCTGTAG